A genomic window from Cucumis melo cultivar AY chromosome 8, USDA_Cmelo_AY_1.0, whole genome shotgun sequence includes:
- the LOC103485147 gene encoding protein ALTERED PHOSPHATE STARVATION RESPONSE 1 isoform X1, translated as MGCCYSRLEREETVSRCKARKRYMKQLVKARQAFSASHSLYIRSLRGTGAALRQFSNAETYIRRPQPHQHHHLPPVLPSPTPRTPPPPPPPHIPMSPSSDTWTSITASPALPPPPPPPPSSTWDFWDPFVPSTSRTVTEEKWEATTIASEAMVTVTGAASSAPPPSVVSGFSKDTSSTELAMVVSRNTKDLVEIIKELDEYFLKAADAGAQLSLLLEVPTFSSQKKGGQVYNNGWSLWGSNTKPNDAFGKLNGEIIATNMGNGYGGNSGSHCSTVEKLYAWEKKLYQEVKTAEATRIEHEKKVEQLRKLELKRADYVKTEKTKKEVEKLESQMMVASQAIETTSAEIIKLREIELYPQLLELVKGLMCMWRSMYESHQVQTHIVEQLKYLNIIPSAEPTSEIHRQSTLQLELEVQQWHASFCNLVKAQRDYVQSLTGWLRLCLFQISGNPLLRTGQDSRIYSLCEEWNLAVDRIPDKVASEGIKSFLTVVHAIVVQQAEEYRQKKKADSASKELDKRATELRSLESKYVSHSMRECSASTRGRDPVQEKQNKVDNLRTKAQDEKQKHENLVSVTRSMTINNLQMSFPHVFQAMVGFSSVCMHAYEAVYNQTKNPDQHEVKRLLP; from the exons ATGGGTTGCTGTTACTCGAGATTAGAGAGAGAGGAAACTGTTTCAAGGTGCAAAGCAAGAAAGAGGTACATGAAACAGTTGGTTAAGGCAAGGCAAGCTTTTTCAGCTTCTCATAGCTTGTACATTCGTTCTCTTCGCGGTACCGGCGCTGCTCTCCGACAGTTTTCCAATGCAGAGACCTACATTCGCCGCCCTCAGCCGCACCAGCACCACCACCTCCCGCCGGTGCTCCCATCTCCAACTCCACGAACGCCGCCGCCTCCTCCACCTCCGCATATCCCCATGAGTCCTAGTTCCGACACCTGGACATCGATCACGGCCTCCCCGGCACTACCTCCGCCGCCACCGCCGCCTCCATCATCCACTTGGGATTTCTGGGACCCTTTTGTGCCGTCGACATCTCGCACTGTGACTGAGGAAAAATGGGAAGCTACCACCATTGCATCGGAAGCTATGGTCACTGTAACAGGGGCGGCGAGTTCAGCACCGCCGCCGTCAGTGGTGAGTGGTTTTTCAAAGGATACTTCTAGCACCGAGCTTGCTATGGTAGTGTCGAGGAATACTAAAGATCTGGTAGAGATTATTAAGGAGCTTGATGAGTACTTTCTCAAAGCTGCTGATGCTGGTGCTCAGCTCTCTTTGCTTTTGGAAGTCCCCACTTTTTCTTCTCAGAAAAAAGGAG GGCAGGTTTACAATAATGGGTGGAGTTTGTGGGGTTCAAACACAAAACCAAATGATGCATTTGGTAAGTTAAATGGAGAAATAATAGCAACGAATATGGGGAATGGATATGGTGGGAATAGCGGGAGCCACTGTTCAACAGTGGAGAAGTTGTACGCTTGGGAGAAAAAACTGTACCAAGAGGTCAAG ACTGCCGAGGCCACAAGGATAGAGCATGAGAAGAAGGTGGAACAATTGAGGAAGCTAGAGTTGAAGAGGGCTGATTATGTTAAGACTGAGAAAACTAAGAAAGAAGTTGAAAAGCTGGAGTCACAAATGATGGTTGCTTCTCAGGCCATTGAAACTACATCTGCTGAAATCATCAAGCTAAGAGAAATTGAGCTCTATCCACAACTTCTTGAGCTTGTCAAAGG ATTGATGTGCATGTGGAGAAGTATGTACGAGTCTCATCAGGTCCAAACACACATTGTTGAACAGCTTAAATATCTAAACATCATACCATCTGCCGAGCCGACATCCGAGATTCACCGCCAATCAACTCTCCAGCTTGAGCTTGAAGTCCAGCAATGGCATGCCTCTTTCTGCAACCTGGTGAAAGCTCAGCGGGATTATGTCCAATCTCTTACAGGCTGGCTACGGCTTTGCCTTTTCCAGATAAGTGGAAACCCATTATTAAGAACAGGCCAAGATTCTAGAATCTACTCACTGTGTGAGGAATGGAATCTCGCGGTTGATAGGATTCCAGACAAAGTGGCTTCTGAAGGAATCAAGAGCTTCTTAACCGTAGTTCATGCCATAGTTGTTCAACAAGCTGAGGAATATAGGCAAAAGAAGAAGGCAGATTCTGCCTCGAAAGAGCTTGACAAGAGAGCTACCGAACTAAGATCACTAGAAAGCAAATACGTCTCACATTCAATGCGAGAATGCTCGGCATCAACAAGAGGAAGAGACCCAGTTCAGGAGAAGCAAAACAAGGTGGATAATTTGAGAACAAAAGCTCAAGATGAAAAACAAAAGCATGAAAACTTAGTCAGTGTGACTAGGTCAATGACGATAAATAACTTGCAAATGAGTTTTCCCCATGTTTTCCAGGCAATGGTTGGGTTTTCCAGTGTATGTATGCACGCATACGAGGCAGTTTATAATCAAACTAAAAACCCTGACCAGCATGAGGTAAAGAGATTACTACCTTAG
- the LOC103485147 gene encoding protein ALTERED PHOSPHATE STARVATION RESPONSE 1 isoform X2, translating into MGCCYSRLEREETVSRCKARKRYMKQLVKARQAFSASHSLYIRSLRGTGAALRQFSNAETYIRRPQPHQHHHLPPVLPSPTPRTPPPPPPPHIPMSPSSDTWTSITASPALPPPPPPPPSSTWDFWDPFVPSTSRTVTEEKWEATTIASEAMVTVTGAASSAPPPSVVSGFSKDTSSTELAMVVSRNTKDLVEIIKELDEYFLKAADAGAQLSLLLEVPTFSSQKKGGKNITPHKEFHIMLVAGQVYNNGWSLWGSNTKPNDAFGKLNGEIIATNMGNGYGGNSGSHCSTVEKLYAWEKKLYQEVKTAEATRIEHEKKVEQLRKLELKRADYVKTEKTKKEVEKLESQMMVASQAIETTSAEIIKLREIELYPQLLELVKGLMCMWRSMYESHQVQTHIVEQLKYLNIIPSAEPTSEIHRQSTLQLELEVQQWHASFCNLVKAQRDYVQSLTGWLRLCLFQISGNPLLRTGQDSRIYSLCEEWNLAVDRIPDKVASEGIKSFLTVVHAIVVQQAEEYRQKKKADSASKELDKRATELRSLESKYVSHSMRECSASTRGRDPVQEKQNKVDNLRTKAQDEKQKHENLVSVTRSMTINNLQMSFPHVFQAMVGFSSVCMHAYEAVYNQTKNPDQHEVKRLLP; encoded by the exons ATGGGTTGCTGTTACTCGAGATTAGAGAGAGAGGAAACTGTTTCAAGGTGCAAAGCAAGAAAGAGGTACATGAAACAGTTGGTTAAGGCAAGGCAAGCTTTTTCAGCTTCTCATAGCTTGTACATTCGTTCTCTTCGCGGTACCGGCGCTGCTCTCCGACAGTTTTCCAATGCAGAGACCTACATTCGCCGCCCTCAGCCGCACCAGCACCACCACCTCCCGCCGGTGCTCCCATCTCCAACTCCACGAACGCCGCCGCCTCCTCCACCTCCGCATATCCCCATGAGTCCTAGTTCCGACACCTGGACATCGATCACGGCCTCCCCGGCACTACCTCCGCCGCCACCGCCGCCTCCATCATCCACTTGGGATTTCTGGGACCCTTTTGTGCCGTCGACATCTCGCACTGTGACTGAGGAAAAATGGGAAGCTACCACCATTGCATCGGAAGCTATGGTCACTGTAACAGGGGCGGCGAGTTCAGCACCGCCGCCGTCAGTGGTGAGTGGTTTTTCAAAGGATACTTCTAGCACCGAGCTTGCTATGGTAGTGTCGAGGAATACTAAAGATCTGGTAGAGATTATTAAGGAGCTTGATGAGTACTTTCTCAAAGCTGCTGATGCTGGTGCTCAGCTCTCTTTGCTTTTGGAAGTCCCCACTTTTTCTTCTCAGAAAAAAGGAGGTAAAAATATAACACCACACAAAGAA TTTCATATCATGTTGGTAGCAGGGCAGGTTTACAATAATGGGTGGAGTTTGTGGGGTTCAAACACAAAACCAAATGATGCATTTGGTAAGTTAAATGGAGAAATAATAGCAACGAATATGGGGAATGGATATGGTGGGAATAGCGGGAGCCACTGTTCAACAGTGGAGAAGTTGTACGCTTGGGAGAAAAAACTGTACCAAGAGGTCAAG ACTGCCGAGGCCACAAGGATAGAGCATGAGAAGAAGGTGGAACAATTGAGGAAGCTAGAGTTGAAGAGGGCTGATTATGTTAAGACTGAGAAAACTAAGAAAGAAGTTGAAAAGCTGGAGTCACAAATGATGGTTGCTTCTCAGGCCATTGAAACTACATCTGCTGAAATCATCAAGCTAAGAGAAATTGAGCTCTATCCACAACTTCTTGAGCTTGTCAAAGG ATTGATGTGCATGTGGAGAAGTATGTACGAGTCTCATCAGGTCCAAACACACATTGTTGAACAGCTTAAATATCTAAACATCATACCATCTGCCGAGCCGACATCCGAGATTCACCGCCAATCAACTCTCCAGCTTGAGCTTGAAGTCCAGCAATGGCATGCCTCTTTCTGCAACCTGGTGAAAGCTCAGCGGGATTATGTCCAATCTCTTACAGGCTGGCTACGGCTTTGCCTTTTCCAGATAAGTGGAAACCCATTATTAAGAACAGGCCAAGATTCTAGAATCTACTCACTGTGTGAGGAATGGAATCTCGCGGTTGATAGGATTCCAGACAAAGTGGCTTCTGAAGGAATCAAGAGCTTCTTAACCGTAGTTCATGCCATAGTTGTTCAACAAGCTGAGGAATATAGGCAAAAGAAGAAGGCAGATTCTGCCTCGAAAGAGCTTGACAAGAGAGCTACCGAACTAAGATCACTAGAAAGCAAATACGTCTCACATTCAATGCGAGAATGCTCGGCATCAACAAGAGGAAGAGACCCAGTTCAGGAGAAGCAAAACAAGGTGGATAATTTGAGAACAAAAGCTCAAGATGAAAAACAAAAGCATGAAAACTTAGTCAGTGTGACTAGGTCAATGACGATAAATAACTTGCAAATGAGTTTTCCCCATGTTTTCCAGGCAATGGTTGGGTTTTCCAGTGTATGTATGCACGCATACGAGGCAGTTTATAATCAAACTAAAAACCCTGACCAGCATGAGGTAAAGAGATTACTACCTTAG
- the LOC103485149 gene encoding cell cycle checkpoint protein RAD17 isoform X2: MTKKENTPGLLSSDEEYCGGRSSSSKRRYRKTKSQSPLPRKSTRQAKKARLLGSRSCLQKDSRNVDEFNSFCEDFDQVFSTFKVSAGCGSVCRNELWIDKYRPHSLEELAVQKKKVEEVKVWFENRLRTPKDTNGSNVILITGPAGVGKSATVHVIASHLRARLCEWDTPTPVIWQEHLHNLTAGIQYTSKLDEFESFIGRMRKYGVIPSCFPIDSKQPVILLIDDLPLTNGKAALRRLQSCLHLYVQSTQVPTAIVITDCAKAETTDLTVQYLEEIQLCLENAGACKVAFNPITNNSIKKTISKICSHERYNLAVEQIDAIAKSSGGDVRHAIMSLQLFCLKPSQICSSSSGAPESLKDEEMPLSVVDDRFSFQFGRDETLSLFHALGKFLHNKRQSVNELVLDSEFSVQESLLRRPLNMDPPEKVLCQAHGQARPIADFLHENVLDFMNEEAIDDAWVVASYLGDADTLLSSYDGMLARHNDAENILHLAAASVAVRGVLFGNSHPLSSRWHAIRRPKLWQIEGSSLSNKMVKQRFITYGGISLAHFSVVATEYIPALKWLGNSVSEDHDKLRVLTEENTGFDLVISGDRGSHTSDEEIEDW, encoded by the exons ATGACGAAGAAGGAGAACACTCCGGGTTTACTATCGTCGGATGAAGAATACTGCGGTGGTCGATCATCTAGTTCCAAACGCAGATAtcgaaagacgaaatcgcaatCACCATTACCTCGGAAGAGTACTCGCCAAGCGAAGAAGGCTCGACTCCTCGGTTCTCGGTCTTGCTTGCAGAAGGATTCCCGTAATGTCGACGAA TTCAACTCGTTCTGTGAAGATTTTGATCAAGTTTTTTCTACCTTCAAGGTATCTGCTG GTTGTGGAAGCGTTTGCAGAAACGAATTATGGATTGATAAATATAGACCGCATTCATTGGAAGAGCTTGCTGTACagaaaaaaaag GTAGAAGAAGTTAAGGTATGGTTTGAAAACAGGTTGAGAACACCTAAG GATACTAATGGAAGTAATGTTATTCTCATCACTGGTCCTGCTGGAGTTGGGAAATCT GCAACTGTTCATGTAATAGCTTCTCATCTTAGAGCCAGATTATGTGAATGGGACACACCTACTCCTGTGATCTGGCAAGAACATCTGCATAACTTGACTGCAG GGATACAGTACACATCTAAACTTGACGAGTTTGAAAGTTTTATTGGGAGAATGAGGAAGTATGGAGTAATACCTTCATGCTTTCCTATAGACTCAAAACAACCGGTCATACTCTTGATAGATGATCTTCCTTTGACCAATGGGAAGGCTGCTCTTAGAAGACTGCAGAGCTGTTTGCATCTTTATGTGCAATCAACACAAGTTCCAACAGCCATTGTGATTACCGATTGTGCCAAAGCCGAAACAACAGATCTCACTGTCCAGTACTTGGAAGAGATTCAGCTCTGTCTGGAGAATGCTGGGGCTTGTAAG GTTGCATTCAATCCAATAACAAATAACTCCATTAAAAAGACAATTTCTAAAATATGTTCTCATGAACGGTACAATCTGGCAGTTGAACAAATTGATGCAATAGCCAAATCAAGTGGTGGTGATGTGAGGCATGCAATCATGTCTTTACAATTATTTTGCCTGAAACCAAGCCAGATATGTTCATCATCATCCGGTGCTCCAGAATCTTTGAAAGATGAAGAGATGCCGCTTTCAGTGGTGGATGATCGATTCTCTTTTCAATTTGGCCGTGATGAGACTCTTTCTCTATTTCATGCCCTGGGAAAATTTTTGCACAACAAACGACAGAGTGTGAATGAATTGGTATTAG ACAGTGAGTTTTCCGTTCAAGAAAGTCTATTAAGACGGCCACTTAATATGGATCCTCCAGAAAAGGTTCTCTGTCAAGCACATGGGCAAGCCAGGCCTATTGCTGATTTTCTACATGAAAATG TTCTTGACTTCATGAATGAGGAAGCTATAGATGATGCATGGGTTGTGGCTTCGTATTTAGGTGATGCTGACACACTCCTTTCTTCTTACGACGGAATGCTAGCCAGGCATAATGATGCAGAAAATATTCTACACTTGGCTGCTGCTTCAGTTGCAGTCCGTGGGGTGCTATTTGGCAATTCTCATCCGTTGTCTTCCAG GTGGCATGCTATTCGTAGACCAAAGCTTTGGCAAATCGAGGGATCCTCATTGTCCAATAAG ATggttaaacaaagatttatcacTTATGGTGGGATCAGTTTAGCTCATTTTTCAGTAGTTGCCACCGAATACATTCCTGCATTGAAGTGGCTGGGTAATAGTGTGTCCGAAGATCATGACAAGTTACGGGTATTAACCGAAGAAAATACAGGTTTTGATTTGGTGATTTCAGGAGACCGAGGAAGTCATACTTCTGATGAAGAAATTGAAGATTGGTAA
- the LOC103485149 gene encoding cell cycle checkpoint protein RAD17 isoform X3, whose protein sequence is MTKKENTPGLLSSDEEYCGGRSSSSKRRYRKTKSQSPLPRKSTRQAKKARLLGSRSCLQKDSRNVDEFNSFCEDFDQVFSTFKVSAGCGSVCRNELWIDKYRPHSLEELAVQKKKVEEVKVWFENRLRTPKDTNGSNVILITGPAGVGKSATVHVIASHLRARLCEWDTPTPVIWQEHLHNLTAGIQYTSKLDEFESFIGRMRKYGVIPSCFPIDSKQPVILLIDDLPLTNGKAALRRLQSCLHLYVQSTQVPTAIVITDCAKAETTDLTVQYLEEIQLCLENAGAFEQIDAIAKSSGGDVRHAIMSLQLFCLKPSQICSSSSGAPESLKDEEMPLSVVDDRFSFQFGRDETLSLFHALGKFLHNKRQSVNELVLDSEFSVQESLLRRPLNMDPPEKVLCQAHGQARPIADFLHENVLDFMNEEAIDDAWVVASYLGDADTLLSSYDGMLARHNDAENILHLAAASVAVRGVLFGNSHPLSSRWHAIRRPKLWQIEGSSLSNKKMVKQRFITYGGISLAHFSVVATEYIPALKWLGNSVSEDHDKLRVLTEENTGFDLVISGDRGSHTSDEEIEDW, encoded by the exons ATGACGAAGAAGGAGAACACTCCGGGTTTACTATCGTCGGATGAAGAATACTGCGGTGGTCGATCATCTAGTTCCAAACGCAGATAtcgaaagacgaaatcgcaatCACCATTACCTCGGAAGAGTACTCGCCAAGCGAAGAAGGCTCGACTCCTCGGTTCTCGGTCTTGCTTGCAGAAGGATTCCCGTAATGTCGACGAA TTCAACTCGTTCTGTGAAGATTTTGATCAAGTTTTTTCTACCTTCAAGGTATCTGCTG GTTGTGGAAGCGTTTGCAGAAACGAATTATGGATTGATAAATATAGACCGCATTCATTGGAAGAGCTTGCTGTACagaaaaaaaag GTAGAAGAAGTTAAGGTATGGTTTGAAAACAGGTTGAGAACACCTAAG GATACTAATGGAAGTAATGTTATTCTCATCACTGGTCCTGCTGGAGTTGGGAAATCT GCAACTGTTCATGTAATAGCTTCTCATCTTAGAGCCAGATTATGTGAATGGGACACACCTACTCCTGTGATCTGGCAAGAACATCTGCATAACTTGACTGCAG GGATACAGTACACATCTAAACTTGACGAGTTTGAAAGTTTTATTGGGAGAATGAGGAAGTATGGAGTAATACCTTCATGCTTTCCTATAGACTCAAAACAACCGGTCATACTCTTGATAGATGATCTTCCTTTGACCAATGGGAAGGCTGCTCTTAGAAGACTGCAGAGCTGTTTGCATCTTTATGTGCAATCAACACAAGTTCCAACAGCCATTGTGATTACCGATTGTGCCAAAGCCGAAACAACAGATCTCACTGTCCAGTACTTGGAAGAGATTCAGCTCTGTCTGGAGAATGCTGGGGCTT TTGAACAAATTGATGCAATAGCCAAATCAAGTGGTGGTGATGTGAGGCATGCAATCATGTCTTTACAATTATTTTGCCTGAAACCAAGCCAGATATGTTCATCATCATCCGGTGCTCCAGAATCTTTGAAAGATGAAGAGATGCCGCTTTCAGTGGTGGATGATCGATTCTCTTTTCAATTTGGCCGTGATGAGACTCTTTCTCTATTTCATGCCCTGGGAAAATTTTTGCACAACAAACGACAGAGTGTGAATGAATTGGTATTAG ACAGTGAGTTTTCCGTTCAAGAAAGTCTATTAAGACGGCCACTTAATATGGATCCTCCAGAAAAGGTTCTCTGTCAAGCACATGGGCAAGCCAGGCCTATTGCTGATTTTCTACATGAAAATG TTCTTGACTTCATGAATGAGGAAGCTATAGATGATGCATGGGTTGTGGCTTCGTATTTAGGTGATGCTGACACACTCCTTTCTTCTTACGACGGAATGCTAGCCAGGCATAATGATGCAGAAAATATTCTACACTTGGCTGCTGCTTCAGTTGCAGTCCGTGGGGTGCTATTTGGCAATTCTCATCCGTTGTCTTCCAG GTGGCATGCTATTCGTAGACCAAAGCTTTGGCAAATCGAGGGATCCTCATTGTCCAATAAG AAGATggttaaacaaagatttatcacTTATGGTGGGATCAGTTTAGCTCATTTTTCAGTAGTTGCCACCGAATACATTCCTGCATTGAAGTGGCTGGGTAATAGTGTGTCCGAAGATCATGACAAGTTACGGGTATTAACCGAAGAAAATACAGGTTTTGATTTGGTGATTTCAGGAGACCGAGGAAGTCATACTTCTGATGAAGAAATTGAAGATTGGTAA
- the LOC103485149 gene encoding cell cycle checkpoint protein RAD17 isoform X1 has product MTKKENTPGLLSSDEEYCGGRSSSSKRRYRKTKSQSPLPRKSTRQAKKARLLGSRSCLQKDSRNVDEFNSFCEDFDQVFSTFKVSAGCGSVCRNELWIDKYRPHSLEELAVQKKKVEEVKVWFENRLRTPKDTNGSNVILITGPAGVGKSATVHVIASHLRARLCEWDTPTPVIWQEHLHNLTAGIQYTSKLDEFESFIGRMRKYGVIPSCFPIDSKQPVILLIDDLPLTNGKAALRRLQSCLHLYVQSTQVPTAIVITDCAKAETTDLTVQYLEEIQLCLENAGACKVAFNPITNNSIKKTISKICSHERYNLAVEQIDAIAKSSGGDVRHAIMSLQLFCLKPSQICSSSSGAPESLKDEEMPLSVVDDRFSFQFGRDETLSLFHALGKFLHNKRQSVNELVLDSEFSVQESLLRRPLNMDPPEKVLCQAHGQARPIADFLHENVLDFMNEEAIDDAWVVASYLGDADTLLSSYDGMLARHNDAENILHLAAASVAVRGVLFGNSHPLSSRWHAIRRPKLWQIEGSSLSNKKMVKQRFITYGGISLAHFSVVATEYIPALKWLGNSVSEDHDKLRVLTEENTGFDLVISGDRGSHTSDEEIEDW; this is encoded by the exons ATGACGAAGAAGGAGAACACTCCGGGTTTACTATCGTCGGATGAAGAATACTGCGGTGGTCGATCATCTAGTTCCAAACGCAGATAtcgaaagacgaaatcgcaatCACCATTACCTCGGAAGAGTACTCGCCAAGCGAAGAAGGCTCGACTCCTCGGTTCTCGGTCTTGCTTGCAGAAGGATTCCCGTAATGTCGACGAA TTCAACTCGTTCTGTGAAGATTTTGATCAAGTTTTTTCTACCTTCAAGGTATCTGCTG GTTGTGGAAGCGTTTGCAGAAACGAATTATGGATTGATAAATATAGACCGCATTCATTGGAAGAGCTTGCTGTACagaaaaaaaag GTAGAAGAAGTTAAGGTATGGTTTGAAAACAGGTTGAGAACACCTAAG GATACTAATGGAAGTAATGTTATTCTCATCACTGGTCCTGCTGGAGTTGGGAAATCT GCAACTGTTCATGTAATAGCTTCTCATCTTAGAGCCAGATTATGTGAATGGGACACACCTACTCCTGTGATCTGGCAAGAACATCTGCATAACTTGACTGCAG GGATACAGTACACATCTAAACTTGACGAGTTTGAAAGTTTTATTGGGAGAATGAGGAAGTATGGAGTAATACCTTCATGCTTTCCTATAGACTCAAAACAACCGGTCATACTCTTGATAGATGATCTTCCTTTGACCAATGGGAAGGCTGCTCTTAGAAGACTGCAGAGCTGTTTGCATCTTTATGTGCAATCAACACAAGTTCCAACAGCCATTGTGATTACCGATTGTGCCAAAGCCGAAACAACAGATCTCACTGTCCAGTACTTGGAAGAGATTCAGCTCTGTCTGGAGAATGCTGGGGCTTGTAAG GTTGCATTCAATCCAATAACAAATAACTCCATTAAAAAGACAATTTCTAAAATATGTTCTCATGAACGGTACAATCTGGCAGTTGAACAAATTGATGCAATAGCCAAATCAAGTGGTGGTGATGTGAGGCATGCAATCATGTCTTTACAATTATTTTGCCTGAAACCAAGCCAGATATGTTCATCATCATCCGGTGCTCCAGAATCTTTGAAAGATGAAGAGATGCCGCTTTCAGTGGTGGATGATCGATTCTCTTTTCAATTTGGCCGTGATGAGACTCTTTCTCTATTTCATGCCCTGGGAAAATTTTTGCACAACAAACGACAGAGTGTGAATGAATTGGTATTAG ACAGTGAGTTTTCCGTTCAAGAAAGTCTATTAAGACGGCCACTTAATATGGATCCTCCAGAAAAGGTTCTCTGTCAAGCACATGGGCAAGCCAGGCCTATTGCTGATTTTCTACATGAAAATG TTCTTGACTTCATGAATGAGGAAGCTATAGATGATGCATGGGTTGTGGCTTCGTATTTAGGTGATGCTGACACACTCCTTTCTTCTTACGACGGAATGCTAGCCAGGCATAATGATGCAGAAAATATTCTACACTTGGCTGCTGCTTCAGTTGCAGTCCGTGGGGTGCTATTTGGCAATTCTCATCCGTTGTCTTCCAG GTGGCATGCTATTCGTAGACCAAAGCTTTGGCAAATCGAGGGATCCTCATTGTCCAATAAG AAGATggttaaacaaagatttatcacTTATGGTGGGATCAGTTTAGCTCATTTTTCAGTAGTTGCCACCGAATACATTCCTGCATTGAAGTGGCTGGGTAATAGTGTGTCCGAAGATCATGACAAGTTACGGGTATTAACCGAAGAAAATACAGGTTTTGATTTGGTGATTTCAGGAGACCGAGGAAGTCATACTTCTGATGAAGAAATTGAAGATTGGTAA
- the LOC103485150 gene encoding heavy metal-associated isoprenylated plant protein 27: MGFLDHCADVCNFSHGHSHDSKKLKRNQQLQRVEIKVKMDCEGCEKKVKKSVEGMKGVTEVEVDPKRSKLTVVGYVDSNKVLNRVRHRTGKAAELWPYVPYDVVEHPYAPGAYDKKAPPGYVRNVAANPEVAPLARAGSFEVKYTTAFSDENPNACVLM, translated from the exons ATGGGTTTCTTAGATCATTGCGCCGACGTTTGCAACTTCTCTCACGGTCATAGCCACGACAGTAAGAAGCTAAAAAGAAACCAGCAACTTCAG AGGGTGGAGATAAAAGTGAAGATGGACTGCGAGGGATGCGAAAAGAAGGTGAAGAAATCGGTGGAGGGAATGAAAGGCGTGACGGAGGTGGAGGTGGACCCCAAACGGAGCAAGCTCACGGTGGTGGGTTACGTGGATTCCAACAAGGTTCTGAACCGGGTCCGCCATCGGACAGGGAAGGCGGCCGAGCTCTGGCCTTATGTACCGTACGACGTCGTTGAACACCCATACGCGCCTGGAGCCTACGACAAGAAGGCGCCGCCTGGGTACGTGCGGAATGTGGCGGCCAACCCCGAGGTGGCGCCGCTGGCACGTGCCGGATCATTTGAGGTTAAATACACCACCGCCTTCAGCGATGAGAATCCCAATGCTTGCGTTCTAATGTAA